In the Deltaproteobacteria bacterium genome, one interval contains:
- a CDS encoding dienelactone hydrolase family protein, which translates to MYTTDQYEGMLAETITIQGHNGDTINAYYARPLGAGPFPGVVAIHHLPGWDEWYREATRRLAHHGFATISPDLYHRAGAGTPEDVAAKIRADGGVADDQVVGDLTGAMNYLRSMPYHNGKVGIWGTCSGGRHAFLTACRAQGFDAVVECWGGRVVASGDDLTEKQPVAPIDYTADLSCPILGIFGNDDKSPSPEQVDQHEAELKKHGKDYEFHRYDGAGHGFFYYDRPAYRQEQAVDGWKKLLDFFGKQLG; encoded by the coding sequence ATGTACACGACCGACCAATACGAGGGCATGCTGGCCGAGACCATCACCATCCAGGGCCACAACGGCGACACCATCAACGCCTATTACGCGCGTCCGCTGGGCGCGGGGCCGTTCCCCGGCGTGGTGGCCATCCACCACCTGCCCGGCTGGGACGAGTGGTACCGGGAAGCCACGCGCCGGCTCGCGCACCACGGCTTCGCCACCATCTCGCCGGACCTTTATCATCGGGCCGGCGCCGGCACGCCGGAAGACGTGGCCGCCAAGATCCGCGCCGACGGCGGCGTGGCCGACGACCAGGTGGTGGGCGACCTCACGGGCGCCATGAACTACCTGCGCTCCATGCCCTACCACAACGGCAAGGTGGGCATCTGGGGTACCTGCTCGGGCGGGCGCCACGCCTTTCTCACCGCCTGCCGCGCCCAGGGCTTCGACGCGGTGGTGGAGTGCTGGGGCGGCCGCGTGGTGGCCAGTGGCGACGACCTGACCGAGAAGCAGCCCGTCGCCCCCATCGACTACACCGCCGACCTCTCCTGCCCGATCCTGGGCATCTTCGGCAACGACGACAAGAGCCCTTCGCCGGAACAGGTGGACCAGCACGAGGCCGAGCTCAAGAAGCACGGCAAGGACTACGAGTTCCACCGCTACGACGGCGCCGGCCACGGCTTCTTCTACTACGACCGCCCCGCCTACCGTCAGGAGCAGGCGGTGGACGGCTGGAAAAAGCTCCTCGATTTCTTCGGGAAGCAACTCG